CATTCATTTAAAATGTGGCTCTATGATAGAAGTTAACCTGTACACGGATGGCTTCTTTtctgatgactgaccactgtcaTTCACTAGTGGAGGAAACTTCTGTAACATCAGACTTCACTGCAGCTAGTGCATCTATGCATTAAAACTGCACTCTAAGAcattaaactttgttttatgttaTCATAAATTTTCAAGTTATATAGCCCTCATCAAGCACAAAGGAATTATGGTGAAGTCAAAACATGCTTTGTAATGATCATAATTACAAATATTTGCATGTGTCATCTTTTGGTTTTGTATCCAGCTGAGCATTTCACTATTCTGTTCTGTCCAATGAAGGGAAGAGATACATATAGTGTCTTTCAGAAAACTGGAGACTGGGAAAAAACTGCAGGATCCTGATATGCAAAGTGacaatgtagtaattactatatattaggtaaaggttttcccctgacattaagtccagtcgtgtccgactctggggtatggtgctcatctccatttctaagccaaagagccagcgttgtccgtagacacctccaaggtcatgtgaccggcatgactgcattactccattattatttttattacatttattattatattctatttattattattacatgtattattttactctattattattattacgtttattattttactctattattgttattattacagttattattttactctctttattattattggaaggatacatagcacatttacattgaagagttcgacagtcttattttaaattacagttttatgtaaatattaaaaaacacttaacctactgatgcttcaattgatgtaattttattggtatctatttttatttcaatatttaccagtagctgcagcattttccaccctcggcttacactcgagtcaatgtttttctagttttttgtggtaaaattaggtgcatcAGCTtgtatttgggttggcttatctTTGTATCACATATTAGCTTAGAGAGATGGAAATGTGTACAAGCAGAAGTGCCACCATGTTTTTCAGTTAGTGGTGGTCACTGTAATATTTTATGAACTAAGAATGATGCAAATATAGCCATCCCTTTCTATCTAAAGATTCTGCATCCAAGTATTCAGTCATCCATGACTTGATTCAAAAAAGAAGGtttctattttgccattttaaataagtgacacaattttattatgccattgtataataggacttggaaccaaaccccagcagacacTGAGGATCCCCTGTACTTGTTCCCACCACATCTATTATTGTCTCTCTACTGATAATTATCAGGACACTTCAGAATTATACAAAATATGACCCCAATGCAAGTTCAGGATAACAAGCCAAAATTCACGCCCTAACGGGAAGAATGAAATTTATTATAAAGGTAAAACTTATgaggaaaaaaacctacaaatgaaaaaaaatattccgCAGCCTAATTATTGTAATAAACATTTTACATTAGGAACCACAGATGAGGCAAACATTGGGAGTACTTACAGGATAGTATCTTGACATTCACAAGAAAGTTTGCATTTAAGATGAAAGTTAATGGATTAGATGCTTCAAGGAGTGAAGTAACTTGTTCTTGAGAAGGATGTTCTTCCACTAAAGAGCCTgaataatttttttgaaaaaaatgttgagTTCAATAGCAAGTGacatatttctttaaaaacagaaaGACATACGTATGCATTGGAGACTATTGGAAAGGAACTGTCCTATCATCTTATTCAAACGGAGTTTTTCCCCAGTGAAAACATTTTACTGAAACCTGACAAGGCAATTGGTGGTTATAACATCTCTCATCAATGAATAAAAGCTATTCTAATAAGTGTGCTCAGAGAAGACCACAAAGAACCAGTCTAAGTTAGTAAAAAATAATCTCCAGTAATACCAATACGGCTTAGGTCATAATTTCTTTTGCTTACTGGTAACTGAATCTAAATTAACAAAGCTGGTGTGGACTGAAACCAGTGAACACAAGAATTGTAGGTACAGATACCTTCTGAATCAATTCCAGCAAGTAGCTTTCCTTGCTCCTTTAAATTTTTCCAAGATTTTTctccttagtaaaggtaaaggtttccccggaCATTTATTCTAGTtgcgtccgactctgggaggtggtgatcatctccatttctaggccgaagactggcattgtccgtagatgcctccaaagtcatgtggctggcatgactgcatggagtgctgttaccttcccgccggagcggtatctattgatctactcacatttgcatgttttcaaactgctaggttgacagaagctaggcctaacaaccggagctcatcctgctccccagataaTAAGGAAGGACTGTTTACAGTGAATATATCTGGATTCCATGCCCTGGTATAAGAAACttactttttcctttttcttctctggtAAGCAGTAGAGGTGGCAGTCCATTACCCTCAGGAATTAGACTAATTTCCTTGCTAACACTGTTTTCAATACCACAAAGCATCTGATAATCTAATGGACTGACAGGTGCGTTATTAGCTTCATTAATGGTGCCAGGAACAGGATGTGTTGCTGATTCAACAACAGTGGGGAGTTCAGTAACAGCTGTAACCACACTGTCAGAATCATGTGAGAGTTCTGGTTGTTTCTTAGTGGACAATGTGTCTTCTTCTGGAAGAACAGAAGTGGGACAACACAAGATCTCAGTCCGTTCCGCAATACATGTTTCATCTTTGGGTATTTTCTCAGATGCACAGAATGTGTCTTTTGTTGGGCTTTCAACCTATAATAAAAGTTCAATTCAATTTACCATTCACTTTGATTTTATAGTATGAAATATACATCATTATTTCtaatatgttgtttactttgagaGAGATTTGTCCTGAATGGAGGAGAACATTGTTTTCAATAAAGAAAGCAaacaagggagggggggggggagagaataggCAATGTTCTACACAATCACACAGCAAGACTGTAATGAATGAACTTTTGCAACAAAATGCATTGGTTGGGGTTCTTCAATCCACCTGTGCAACACAGTGTGGTATAGTACTGAACATGGACTGGAGAGACTTAGATTCAGATGCCACTCAGTTATGAACCCATCTTAAAAGGTTGAAGGGGAACCATccacagaaaaaagaaaaataaatacaaaatgaaaatgaaatacatTTACATAACCACATTTCAACTCTGAATATATATTTAGAAAATATTAATTATTGAAAAGAAAaatatcataaatttgaaagATGCATATGAAGAAGCAACTcactaatattttttaaaattacaggaCAAGGTGTCAGGACAACAGGAATTATCTTATATACTGTCtttaccaggcatcctcaaactgtggccccccagctatttgggccttcaactcccagaattcctgacaattgaacaagctcattagggcttctggaagttggaggcccaaacagctggagggtcgcagtttgaggatgcctggtctatatGAACAATGCATTGCTTTAAAATAGTTTTCCAGTTCTCTTGAACTAACTCTGAACTATCATACAGAGTCAAGCAAATGGATTTGGGTTAAATTGATGCCACCCATCTTTATTTATCCAATTAAAAAGGGACAAAGTATTATGTGCACTATCAACACAGCCTATAGTTAAATTGGAGCTTACAGGATATGGTTCCTGTGGGGATTTTCTGACTCCAGAAGACAATTTTGTTGTATCTGCAACTTCTCCATTAGGCAAAATGCCATCTGCAAACCAAACTCTTCTTTGCTCTTTGGGACAGACTCCTacaggaagaaaacaaaaacaagacaaaCCAAAATGCCACAAGTTATTAATTACTTATTTTTACAACCCAAAATTGTTTTAGATTTCCAAGGCATTCCCATCACACTATTTTTGTAACACAGAAACATACATTGTTTTACTATTACCCATACCAGCATTAGCAGTATATTCTAAAATCCATGTCATAGTTCCAGAGACCTTGGTGACCACAATCTAATTAACAATGTCTGATTGACATATCATTATAAAATACAGGATTTCTTCACATAGTAAAACTAACTGTTGCTATACAAATCATACCAAGATTTATATGCGCCCTTAATTAAAAGCAGTTGAACAGGAGCTAGAAGTCTCAAAGTTGGTCTAAGAAAGTATCTGTTCTACCTGAAATCTGGAAACTTTGTCTTAGAAGAgttgaattatttttttaaaggtttcttgAAATGTTGACGAAAACAAGGTTTTCTGCCTGACATATTCCCCAAGTATAGGGCAAGCACTGTTGTTTATGTTATATCGTTGTATGGACAAGACAAAGCTATACAGCCAACATTCACCTATGACATCAACCAAGGCACACAGGTATAAAATGATGCACATGTCCACAATTTCCCAAAACTTGAGATGAGCACAACTGAGTGCTTCTTTGTTGACCTGCCCTATTCAGACTCAAATGACTACAatgacaatacaaaaaagaaCTTTAAATAGCCAAGAGGCCCATGACAAAAACTTTCAGGGgataaagcaatggttcccaacccttttttaaccagggaccactttgaccagggtacactctccaacattagtaccaaaaggattaaaaatcagtttttggttcactttagatttggtttggttatttggggtgctgattcagaaaactgcattggatagaccttatcagctcttgtttctgatacagaacatatagcaTCCaggagttgccatctgctcacccaaagaaaactatatttaataatctagaactgatgtggtctatctaatgcaattttctgaaccagcaccccaaataaccccagaagaAGTCTAAAAATTAAGACAGcaagaaaacctttttttttttttttgctgtgttaTTATCCGTAGATaatagttgctcttgttgcaatggtgtaatgGTGAGTagtggaccactggtagtccatggaccacagattgggaatcaCTGGAATAAAGAAATCACATCTATTTTAGTCCTATACCTACAGCATGTATATAACCCACTTCCGAGATATCATTTATAATCATGGTATAgagacggctttggttgccttgttggatgacctccacagagagctagacagggggagtgtccccttgttggttctcttggacagcTCAGTAGCTTTCACTATCATTGACCATGATATCTTTCTGGGCTAGCTCTCTGGAATGGCCCACTCCTggcagtggctccactccttcctggaggatcactTCCAGTTGGTGGGAGCTGGTGGATTCCTGTTCAGAACCCTGGCcactgacctgtggggtcccgcaaagttccattctatctcccatgctttttaatatctacatgaaactgctgggtgaggtcatcctgtgttttggagttcagtgccatctgtatgcagatgacactcaactctactacaCTTTCCCACTGAATTCCAAGAAAGCCTCCcagatcctgaaccagtgcctggtagctgtgatggactggatgagggttaaCAAGCTGAaccttaatccagacaagacagaggtcctcctggttagtcATAAGGCTgattggggtattgggtggcaacctgtgcttgacagggttacactccccctgaggacacaggatTGCAATCTgtgagtcctcctggactcagcgctgatgcttgatgccCAAGTGTCCGCGGTGGCTGGAAGGGCCTTTGGACAGTTAAAgcatgtgcgccagctgcaaccataccttgagaagctgGACATGGCCATGGTGGTCCCTACCTTGGTTACATTCAGACTGGATGATTACAATGCATTCTACtcgagaatgattagtccctaggccCAGTCCTTAGGttgccagatagtactctgttctgcacttcATGCACTTCCCCGGACTTATGATACACTGTTtacactatcccttgcccagtcCATTCATAGTTGGCCACGTCCATTCTATAATCCTGGTCATTGGTTTGTTGAACCTTGCCTGATAGAGTTACAATGCaactggttttatttttttatttttagtgtgttttagcaggatttttgtattttatgatgcttttatttttgttattatgtttattaagttaaattaggttgttctatattgtctaatgtgtttgtcttgatgtaatttgtctgtatggttttctttttggcaattgaatgtttgccttgtatattggaaactgccctgggtcccttcggggagatagggatgtacaaataaagattattattattgttattattattattattattattattaataataataataataatcaacaggCCCAGTTTTATCCACCTATTTTAAATACAGAATGAGGAAAGGAAATATTAAACATAACATAAGTATCTCCTGGAAAGACTAAATTCCCATTTAACAAATGAAATGAATACCTCCAATAAACTGGTTGTGTTTGTTGTACTACAGTGACATTGTCTAAAAAGGATCGAAAATTCAGTTTAACTTAATTCTCTCAGTGCATCTTTGGCTTCTCATCCCCATTTGACCATTTAAATACAGGAGCAAGCAACAACAAGAAAGACGAGAAGATAGAACGAAAGACAGAAAGATAATTAGATGTACCAGATGTCTGGGCTGCTTGCAAAGGTGGATCACTTGAATAGTCAGAGATAGAAGAATTAGCCACAGGACTAGTTGGGCTCATCATTCTCTCCAATGCCTGTGCTaacaaacaaagtaaaaaaaagtttAAGTCTTATATCCCTGGAATATGCTGTATATCCTATCTCCTACAACCGCATGTTATTCCTTGTATTGAGTTCAAAACTAATTTATATCTCTTGAAATTCCCAAGTTGGGTTTATGACAGATCACACCTGGCTTTATTTTAATTAGAACTGCTATATGACAAAAAATATTTCTGAGCAACTAAGAAGCTGCTCTGAATATCACAGTACTGAAGTGTTTACTCAATTTAATTATTCATAGCTAGTAAAACTTTATAAAGatgatttttaaagaatattcTTTCCTATGTAACAGATGAATTTCTTGTATGACACCTATCAGCAATACTGACTTTTACCTTTTACACACAAGATCATCTGCCCTTTtgaaataatttcctataatatctAGTTAGCTATTGTCAGAATCAAAACACCAAACTAGAGGATAGCTATCTATAGTTATATAATTTCATCAAATTTAAAGTTATAGCCTACTAGCCATGATAAGCCATTAGAAGCAAAACCAAtaatatttaacattttaaaatattattgattTTCACACCTTGTACAAATTAATGCTTCACATTATGATTTGTAAGGGAAATGTTGGTTCCATGGAAAGAGCTGTTCTAACACCCAAAAAACATGATAATTACTTATTTTCGTTTCTTTTAATTTTCACCAATTTTTTTACCTTTGTTAATGGATTCATGACAGCTTATACAGACTCTTGCTTCTTTATCCAAATACTGTAGTTTGCATTTTCGATTACAACATGAAGTGCAAAAGACCTAGATTAATGATGAATATAAATTAAGCGTTTAGAAACAGATCAAAAAAATCTtactacatttaaaaaaacacctaCATCATTTAGCCACGTTCTCTCTTGCTGCTAGCATTTAACTCCTAAAGTATTACCTTTCATTACATGTGATCCTGGGCAAACACAAAAGTCCCTTACTCTGTTTTAGGGATTATCTGGAGTTAGATCTCACCTAGACTCAGTTTCTATGAATATTGCTGCCTGGAGCGAGTACAGAGTGCTGACTCATTACCAAATACTATACTGAATTCCACACATCTGTAATTTCAGCAAAGGAAATTATTTCTAGGTTTGAGGAAAATGTTAAAATCAGGACTGAACAACAAAAGACCTTTTTTGATATCTGTGCTCTATTTGGATCCAACTGGGGAGAGTTTCCTTTCTTTAGCATCCACAGACCATTTTTCCAGCATAGTTTGCCCAGCTTTTCCAAAGGCCAACAAAAAGGGATAGATGAAAACCAACTGATATGTTCGTCTCATGCAGGGCAGGCCACAATGCTTTTAGAgcctcggcctacgagcccacgaggaccttgagatcatctggggaggcccttctctcgatcccgcctgcctcacaggcacgtctggcggggacgagagagagggccttctcggtggtggccccccggctgtggaactccctccctgctgacatcagacaggcgccctccctcatggcctttcgtaagggcctcaagacgtggctcttcgagcaggctttcaactgagtgctatgttactggaaatgacaaccggaatgaatttacgactacgagattgattatgattccataatatgacgcagcggatttttagtgtaatttaaatgttgtgtattagtgatgttagtttgttgtcctgattgctttgtaaagtgtcttttttgtattgtacaccgccacgagtcgccctagggctgagagcggcggttaataaatgcaagaaataaataaataaataaataaataaataaataaatagagaagcaTGGCCTCCCTTCCACTCCCATATCTTCCACTCCCATACTGACCAGTTGGTGTAAACCCAGAATTTTATATTTGATCATCATTCCATTACCTTCTTCACAATCTGTGGATTGTAGGTAAGCCTTAATAATTACCTACTACATAGATTAAGGTCCCTTtctttctagaacagtggttctcaacctgtgggcccccagatgttttggccttcaactcccagaaattctaacatctgataaactggctgcgggagttgtaggtcaaaacatctggggacccacaagttgagaaccattgttctagaatCAACATGGTATTTCCTTAGTAACTAGGAGCTGAAGAACTTTATTACATGGCTTGGTTTGGTTTCAACAAGGAAAAACTTAAGCTGACAAGAAAGAATATTTATTGTTGTCTGTCTGTAGCCCAAATAAAGCCAATTTCAATAGGAGTACAAGGAATTTTAGTAAAACATTTCCAgagttaaaaaagagagaaatctcTTCCAGTGAAGTTTTTATCCAATGTGCCATTATTACATTCCCCAAAAACTATACAAAGTATTATAGGTATGCTTAAATTTTACTTACTTTTCCACAAGCACGGCAGTGGTGCCTTCTTCTTGTAAATGTGAATTTGGCTTGACAATTCATGCAATTTGGTGCTTCTGAATCAGGAATCCAGGGTGGCTGCTTCTGCCCAAGGACTGTAGCTTGTTCTACTGCGGCGGCAGATTCCGGGATCACAGGTGAGATACTACTTCCGTTGTTTTCCTTTGATTGTGTATCACTATTATTATAAGTAGAGCTTGAATCAAGACAAATTTTACCATCTGAGAAAGATGTATTTGGAACTGTGGAATTTAACACCTGGGATTCATTCCCAAGTGTATTTGGACTACTAAATTCAGAACAAGTGTTGGCTTTTGGCGGAACGTTTAACAATTGCTTTGGCCTTGCACCTCCACTGTGTACCATCTGTTCACTGTTTATAAGATCTGAAACTTCACTTCTAGTTTCATTTGCATGGTATGTTGTCTCTTCGGGTTTTTCCACTGCGtccttttttccattcttcaAATTTTTCCACTGTGGACTTTCTTCTGACAGATCATCTAATCTAGTTTCAGGATTTGTTAATATATAGCTGTTACCAATCGAAGCTTCTATTTTCTTAAATTCCATTTCCGATTCCAAATTATTACTACCCCTGTTCAGTTTGTTCAGATCAATTAAATTGCCATTAATAACATCAGACTGCAATAATCCATCCTCAGTATCCTCTTTAAGAGGTTTTGAATGTTCTGTTTCACGACAATGCTCAGACAAGAAGGCATCAAGCTCAGCATCACTAACTAACATATCACCTCCAATAATGTCCTCTTCTAATGCTAGATCAACTAAACCTCTCATCCCAATGTCAGTAGACAGAACACCGCTGCATGCTCCAGTATTTGCAAATGAAGAACTGGAAGCAGCAACAGAGTTTTGGTGCTGGAAAGGTTGACTTTCATTAATATTGTTATGAaaaccctccttctctctttctgtaaAAGAATGTATTTCTGGGCACCATTGGCTCATTTTGTTTTGATTCTCATCCTGTTCTGATGGTTCTATTCTTTCACACAATTCTCCTTTAGAAAGACCATTTTTATGGCTTTCAGTTTGTACAGTTATATTACTAACTATATGTGGTGTCGCTTCGTCTTCAGCAGTCCTTCCCTCAGTGGTATCAGTCTTAACTAATGACCCACATATAGAAACAGCAAGTGGAAGACAGGATAGTGAAGTCTGTATGTCTTCAGAGCTCTCTGATGATGAAACTACTTTCGGACCTATACTGGTATTCTGTTCTGGACTGCAAACATTTTCTGGGGTCCTATGTGTTTGATTTAGCCCTGGCACATTCTCAGTTTGAAGTAAGGAATCATGTAAATTATCTTCTTTAGGTAATGTTGAACTGTTTTCATTTGACTGATACATCTTTGGTAAGATAGAAATTAAAGATTCAATCATGTCCTCTTCTGAAGTAACAACCTTGCCATTTTCCTCTTGAGTAATTTGATTCATTGCACTATTTTTATCCTCCAATGGCTCACAAGGCAGTTTTTCACATGTTGGTTCGTCTTTGGAACTATGTACAGTTGACGATACTTGAGTAATTAAAGCTGGGTCTATAGCCTGTTCAACCTGTTTCAATATTTCATTGTTATCCAAAGGTTCTGTCTTTTCTTGAATCTCACCAGAATCCACGACACATGGTTGAGAAGGTTTGTTTGTAGTTATTACCATTTCATCTTGTTTTTCAGATGTATTAAATTCTACTTTGTATAGCGCTGTATCTCCATCAATCTGTTGCTGCACATCAGTATCAGAACTACAGTGAGCTGACATATTTGCAGCAGTGGCAGGTATTGATGCTAAATCAAAGCCAATAAGAGAAAGATTACCTTGGGGGTCATCTGGCTGCAACTTTTGAATGCATTCCAAATTGTTTTTTGCATGGCTCAAATTACCTGTGTCACTGACGAGATCACAAACAGGTATACTGTATCGTCCCAGGCAAGAAGACTGATTCTTATCTGAAGAACCACCATCCACCATAGAAAGAAGATCTAACCCCGTGACATTTTTCTCATTCTGTTCAGAGTTCAGTCGCTCAAGGTTTGCTACATTTGCAGTCTGGGTAGACAATGGGGATTCAGCGGATGTAGAACAATTAACATTATCTTGTACTTTTGGTTCCAAAACTTTTGGCTTTTGGTAATCTAATTCTGAAGAAAGTGAATGGTGCTTAGTAGAATCATGTGGATTTGCATTTTTGCTGTTTTCAAGTTCATCTAAATAGAATATCAAAATCAAATTTGTTAGCACATCAATACActcacaacagtacaaaaataatccTCTAACTCCTTAAAATTCAAAGATATTAATAATATGCTAATTTCTGCCCacatttctcccttctttcctgagCATTCCCACTGTCAGTTTTGGTTGTAAACATCTTGGAAGCAGGGACACATTGATTCAGCTCTGTAGTTAAACAGAGtaatagattttatttatctTGCAGCTCACAAAAAAATATAAAGGCATAAAGAGTAAACAAACCTGTATTTTGTTCAAATTCATCAAGTAGCTTGTCTAAATCAGAGACTGCTGCTTTGAAGTAACTGTCCATTCTAAAGTTTGAACAGCTATGAGTTTTCTTTTCTTGTGCCTATGTAAAACGATATGATAGATTAGGCAAGGCAAGCAGAAGGCAGATCAGGTTCCACTGGTAAATCTAGAATGATTTACAGCAGACTGGAacaattgaactacaactctggagcaAAATCCCCAGTTGGTTGTGGAACCTCATTGGGTAACATTAGGCAAATCACAGGCTCTTTGCCTCAAATCTAAATTCAAAGTTTTAAGTAACTGTATACATTCTTCCTAAACaataaaatactatttatttcAACTTTTTATATCTAAttaatgtaaagtgcattgcactAAGTCAACAcatcttaaaatatttataaatattcctttaaaaataactGCCAAGTAAAATACAAAATCAGATACTTATTCACTATGAAGTTTCACATTTGCTTTGtcttgtgaataataataataataataataataataataataatctttatttatactctgccaccatctccccaatggggactcggagcggcttacatgaggccaagcccagacaacaatt
This genomic interval from Anolis sagrei isolate rAnoSag1 chromosome 2, rAnoSag1.mat, whole genome shotgun sequence contains the following:
- the ZFYVE16 gene encoding zinc finger FYVE domain-containing protein 16 isoform X2 is translated as MDSYFKAAVSDLDKLLDEFEQNTDELENSKNANPHDSTKHHSLSSELDYQKPKVLEPKVQDNVNCSTSAESPLSTQTANVANLERLNSEQNEKNVTGLDLLSMVDGGSSDKNQSSCLGRYSIPVCDLVSDTASIPATAANMSAHCSSDTDVQQQIDGDTALYKVEFNTSEKQDEMVITTNKPSQPCVVDSGEIQEKTEPLDNNEILKQVEQAIDPALITQVSSTVHSSKDEPTCEKLPCEPLEDKNSAMNQITQEENGKVVTSEEDMIESLISILPKMYQSNENSSTLPKEDNLHDSLLQTENVPGLNQTHRTPENVCSPEQNTSIGPKVVSSSESSEDIQTSLSCLPLAVSICGSLVKTDTTEGRTAEDEATPHIVSNITVQTESHKNGLSKGELCERIEPSEQDENQNKMSQWCPEIHSFTEREKEGFHNNINESQPFQHQNSVAASSSSFANTGACSGVLSTDIGMRGLVDLALEEDIIGGDMLVSDAELDAFLSEHCRETEHSKPLKEDTEDGLLQSDVINGNLIDLNKLNRGSNNLESEMEFKKIEASIGNSYILTNPETRLDDLSEESPQWKNLKNGKKDAVEKPEETTYHANETRSEVSDLINSEQMVHSGGARPKQLLNVPPKANTCSEFSSPNTLGNESQVLNSTVPNTSFSDGKICLDSSSTYNNSDTQSKENNGSSISPVIPESAAAVEQATVLGQKQPPWIPDSEAPNCMNCQAKFTFTRRRHHCRACGKVFCTSCCNRKCKLQYLDKEARVCISCHESINKAQALERMMSPTSPVANSSISDYSSDPPLQAAQTSGVCPKEQRRVWFADGILPNGEVADTTKLSSGVRKSPQEPYPVESPTKDTFCASEKIPKDETCIAERTEILCCPTSVLPEEDTLSTKKQPELSHDSDSVVTAVTELPTVVESATHPVPGTINEANNAPVSPLDYQMLCGIENSVSKEISLIPEGNGLPPLLLTREEKGKSSLVEEHPSQEQVTSLLEASNPLTFILNANFLVNVKILSYCSERCWYFSTNGLHGLGQAEIIMLLVCLPNEDVVPKEIFKLFIRIYKDAMKGKFIGNLENITFTEDFLGNKEHGGILFVTPTFQKMDGLVLPKNPFLCGILILKQEVPWAKVFPIRLMLRLGAEYGDYPTPLTSIRHRKPLFGEIGHTLMNLLVDLRNYQYTLLTIENLVIHMEMGRSCIKIPLQRHNEVIKVMNTSNEHVISIGASFSSEADSHLVCVQNDEGVYQTQANSATGQPRKITGASFVVFNGSLKTSAGFLAKSSIVEDGIMVQITPETMNGLRQALREKKDFRITCGKVDSGDLREYVDICWVEDEGKINVSVTSPIDGKSMEGIQSEKIVQEECFEMDGKLVKCTEVFYLLKANESCNHAHQFAKEIALASCTALRQHLKTLKSNGMNKIGLRVSMDTDMVEYQAGSGGHLLPQHYLNDLDSALIPVIHGGTSNTTNLPLEIELIFFIMESLSM
- the ZFYVE16 gene encoding zinc finger FYVE domain-containing protein 16 isoform X1; amino-acid sequence: MDSYFKAAVSDLDKLLDEFEQNTDELENSKNANPHDSTKHHSLSSELDYQKPKVLEPKVQDNVNCSTSAESPLSTQTANVANLERLNSEQNEKNVTGLDLLSMVDGGSSDKNQSSCLGRYSIPVCDLVSDTGNLSHAKNNLECIQKLQPDDPQGNLSLIGFDLASIPATAANMSAHCSSDTDVQQQIDGDTALYKVEFNTSEKQDEMVITTNKPSQPCVVDSGEIQEKTEPLDNNEILKQVEQAIDPALITQVSSTVHSSKDEPTCEKLPCEPLEDKNSAMNQITQEENGKVVTSEEDMIESLISILPKMYQSNENSSTLPKEDNLHDSLLQTENVPGLNQTHRTPENVCSPEQNTSIGPKVVSSSESSEDIQTSLSCLPLAVSICGSLVKTDTTEGRTAEDEATPHIVSNITVQTESHKNGLSKGELCERIEPSEQDENQNKMSQWCPEIHSFTEREKEGFHNNINESQPFQHQNSVAASSSSFANTGACSGVLSTDIGMRGLVDLALEEDIIGGDMLVSDAELDAFLSEHCRETEHSKPLKEDTEDGLLQSDVINGNLIDLNKLNRGSNNLESEMEFKKIEASIGNSYILTNPETRLDDLSEESPQWKNLKNGKKDAVEKPEETTYHANETRSEVSDLINSEQMVHSGGARPKQLLNVPPKANTCSEFSSPNTLGNESQVLNSTVPNTSFSDGKICLDSSSTYNNSDTQSKENNGSSISPVIPESAAAVEQATVLGQKQPPWIPDSEAPNCMNCQAKFTFTRRRHHCRACGKVFCTSCCNRKCKLQYLDKEARVCISCHESINKAQALERMMSPTSPVANSSISDYSSDPPLQAAQTSGVCPKEQRRVWFADGILPNGEVADTTKLSSGVRKSPQEPYPVESPTKDTFCASEKIPKDETCIAERTEILCCPTSVLPEEDTLSTKKQPELSHDSDSVVTAVTELPTVVESATHPVPGTINEANNAPVSPLDYQMLCGIENSVSKEISLIPEGNGLPPLLLTREEKGKSSLVEEHPSQEQVTSLLEASNPLTFILNANFLVNVKILSYCSERCWYFSTNGLHGLGQAEIIMLLVCLPNEDVVPKEIFKLFIRIYKDAMKGKFIGNLENITFTEDFLGNKEHGGILFVTPTFQKMDGLVLPKNPFLCGILILKQEVPWAKVFPIRLMLRLGAEYGDYPTPLTSIRHRKPLFGEIGHTLMNLLVDLRNYQYTLLTIENLVIHMEMGRSCIKIPLQRHNEVIKVMNTSNEHVISIGASFSSEADSHLVCVQNDEGVYQTQANSATGQPRKITGASFVVFNGSLKTSAGFLAKSSIVEDGIMVQITPETMNGLRQALREKKDFRITCGKVDSGDLREYVDICWVEDEGKINVSVTSPIDGKSMEGIQSEKIVQEECFEMDGKLVKCTEVFYLLKANESCNHAHQFAKEIALASCTALRQHLKTLKSNGMNKIGLRVSMDTDMVEYQAGSGGHLLPQHYLNDLDSALIPVIHGGTSNTTNLPLEIELIFFIMESLSM